aaaaagaatattttaaaaaatggttagacattcaaaaacaaaatagtgAAAGACGtctagaaaacataaaaataactACAACTTAAAAACTGTGTTAGATAAGTTTTCTAGTAAACCTAAACCTATAGGAATACAAGACCTTCAAAATGAGATAagtcaaataaaatttcaaataaaagaaattttagatcaaaatcaaaatttagaacCGATTTTCCTTCTAATAAGGAGTTTATTAAGCATCTCaaacttttaaagaaaaaaacttcaGAAACCCTATCCCAGTTTTCTAGCTCTGGTTCTGATGATGATACTGCATCCTCTGCTTTCTTAAGGGATGTCAATGAAGACATGTGTTATGGACTCCCATACACACCCTTGGGTTGATACATCCAAGACTCCTTCAAATTCCATCTTCAAAGCTCTTCAAAAGCATCAGATTGGGTTACCTGTCGAAGGATCTCTACATGACACCGCATATGATCAAATTGCTCGTGATATGGGCTACTCACGTCCCAATCTTTCAAAGGATTGTTGCCTTCTCAAAGAACTCAAAGCGCATGGTATGCACTTgcttcaaacttcaaattgcATGTGGTCTCTCAACTCTTTTTCTTCACGGGTGGGATAACATAAGTGAGTGATTGTGACATGTTGCTAAACAACAACAATCCACAATTCAAACCGCTCTTCAAAACAATGGATCATTTCGGTGGGTTGAAATACCGCCCTTCAACTTCAAAGACAGGTGCACATGAAGACAAAGGACTTTCGGTGTAttagaaaagttttcaaatCCGCGGATTTCAAAGGTCTTCAAATCCATTTCAAAGAGTCTATAAAAGGACTCCATTTCTCATTGTACGACATCACAATTTTTTAGAGAGAATTCTagtgagagaaaagaaagatttcTCTTTGAGAGATAGCCTTGTATTGAGAAAACTCAAAGTTCTGTTTAAAGCTTGCTTCAAATATTGTAAGTTTTATTTCCTTCAAAGTTCTTGtaagttttatattttgaatgaaattttagatttcaaattcaaattgtgCATTAGTTTTTACTATGCATATCAAAAGAACCTCTTTGAAAGTCTATGTACTTTCTAAAAACTCTATCAAAGTTATCTAGGTTTTAAGCGAGACTATTGTGATTCCTCCCAATGCAACTGGGAGATTTCTTCAAAGTTCTTATTGATTTTCATATTGAAGTGTTCTTCTTTTTGTACTAAACATGTTGTAGACCCCCCATTTGGGGCCATTCTGGCAGCTGCTCATTTTGCCACGTGGAAGAGCCTTGCTCCACCATGTGTCTTCTCTTGAGAGGCTGGTGCGGAATCAGATGATGCTTTTAGGATGCCAATGGAGGTTTGACAGGTGGCATAGGATTCTTCTAGAAGAAGGGAGCGTGTTTTCCGTTAGGAGGGGTTGCCAGCTGCATGAAAGGAGTAGTGGAGGCGGGCAGCTGCAGAGAGAGAGGTGGTTCGGGGTGTTGCCGTTAGAGATattttgagagagagaggggaaGAGAGATTTTTAGAGAGAAGGAAGATACCGGCTGAGGGGGAGGCAGAGAGTTCTCGAGGGGTGAGCAAGAAGGGGAGGGTGAGTTTCCTTGGAGTAGGGGTGTCTTCATAACTGGTTTTTTAGAAGATATTTCTGGAGGTGAATAGCTGGGGTAGCAAGCGAGAATAAGGAAAAGAAGTTGTTGCCTGAGGAGGATTTTTTCGGTTAGCTGTTTTTGAGAGAGCTAGcgagagagagaaaaacattTTGGTGGCTGGTTTCTTAAGAGGAAGGGAAACTGAGAGAAAACAGAGAAGGGAGGGGAGCTGTTTTGAGATGGCTGGAGGAACAGCTTCTTGAGGGGGATGCCGAGCTGAGCATAGACCAGAGAAGAAACAGTGAGCTATAGTCCTGGACACCTAGTTGAGAAAGAGACTTCTAGGTATAGTCATTATGATTTTTCCcgtgtattttcattttttttcatatttctcatGACTCATTCTCTGTGATTTCAACTCTGCTCGTTGGGTTGCTTTGGTTTGGTGATTATTGGTTTAATATTTAGAAAGCTTGCTACATTTTATGCTCTATTCTGacaaatatttttcatcttaaCCCACTGATTGTTGGAACCATGGATAAAATGAGGAAATGGGCTCAACATATTTGTTAAATGCTTCATGTTCTATTCTCGTTTTTGTTTCTTGCTCCTCTGTTTTCTCTTGAATGCACGCTCAAGGCTTTAAGACTGTAAATCTGTGTTGGTGTGTTGGTGGAGAATGAATTGATTTGAAGAACATTTGAGGGATAAAAGAGACTTTCAGATGTCCATGAATCTGGGTGGATGTGTGGGGCATATAGATATTAAATCAACGCAGCAGGGTATTAATTTCCTATGAATGGTCAGTAGCTCTGGTCAGAAGGTCAGAAATCTCACTCAATGTAGGAGGTTGGTGCTTTCAGTTCTTCAAATCAGAAATTCATTCCTTTAAGGATTGGTGACTCTGGTGTTTGGATGGGGAGTTCTCTATGTATATCTGGTGGGAAAGTCATTCTTCTGGGTGGAATGAGAGGGTAAATGCTCACCTTCTGTCACTAGGAGAAACCGAGTCTAAGCTGAACCTGACAGTCTATGGTAAGAGGATTGATGGGCCTGAGTTCTCACACTCGCACTGATTCATCCTAGAGGTATGGCATTTCTGTAAGAGATGAccacttcctcttcattgttggccaaaaCTGAGGTTGCTTCATTACTTCACGAGATTGACTCCCTCACTGGTGATTGCGAAGCTGAATTTCCAAGGGAAAACCACTGCATGCACAGGATCATTTTCACTCTTGGTGGAGAGTAGATAATTTGTTGTTGAAATGAGACAGATGCCATGACGCCATTATGTTCTGAAATAAAGCTTCGAAAGTGCCATATGGTTGtggttaatatttatttattcctatGGTGTTAGTGGAATTCCCATGTCTGTTTGGTTTTGAGTTGAAAACTTGCCTATTTGCAGTAGTCCAAGTGTTTAGCTGTTTCAGCTCATGGCGTCCAAAATAGAATTGAATACTACACTGCTGGTATCTCAGGAGGGCACATAAACCCAGTGGTGACATTTGGGCTACTCTTGGCAAGAAGGTTGTCCCTAACCCGAGCCGTATTCTACATGATCATGCAGTGCCTGGGTGCCATCTGTGGCGCAGGTATGGTGAAGGGGTTCCAGATACATGACTTTGAGACGCGGGGTGGTGGAATCAATGTTGTGGCTTCTGGCTACTCCAAGCTTGCTGGGCTTGGTGCTGAGATAGTGGGCACCTTTGTCCTTGTCTACACCGTTCTCTTTTGCAACTGGTGCCAAGGAAAATGCTAGAGACTCACATGTTCCAATCTTGGCTCCTCTCCCAATTGGGTTTGCAGTGTTCTTGGTTCATTTGGCAACCATCCCAATCACCGAAACCGGCATCAACCCTGCTAGGAGTCTCGGGGCCGCCATCATCTACAACAGGGGAATGTCTGTGATGACATGTGGATTTTCTAGGTGAGACCCTTCGTTAGAGCTACTCTAGGTACCCCTACTGACCACTTACTAGACCTGGGATTCAGAAAAGACATGGAGAAAATTGTAGATTGTTTACCCCGCCAGAGGCAGTCATTGCTGCTCTATGCTACAGTCCCTAATACTATGAGCAGGCATCCATTTTCTATTGTCCGGATGCCAATCCAATGGCGCTGAAAACAAAGCCTTCTGCCAGTCCACTCATTACCCAACCTTAATCTTTTCCAAACCCATCCAACCCATTATTTCATGTCCATTGAATCCTTCCTTCGCGTCCATCTTTGTCACTACCTGTGATTCCACTCAACACCACCCTTCATATACAACCATTCTTCTCACTTTCTATACCTTATCCTCTGCTCGATCACCTTACCACCTTGCCCATTCTCCTATATACATGGCCTACATGGTATTTTCTAGTTTTGACCAAAACAAATGAAGATAATGTGGAATTTATTGGTGAAGACTACACTGTGGAACTCACAGATGGTGGGGAAGGCCATTCCTCGTCTTTTCTTGATGTCGGACTTGTGAGGATATTCATTGGAAATCGCGTGTCTGAAAGCTTGTGGATATCAACGTCTAAATCCAAATGAAATCAAGGCTACAAACGGGTAGTCCATGTAGATGTGGCAAGTGAAGTCAATGGAAGAGTTGAATCTGACCCACTGATAAAGCTTGCATGGAATGAGTCACAAGATAAACTTTGAAAATGCCAATATGGTTGAAGAACTCATCAGTCTGGACCGGTGCAAGGGCTTGACTTTTCCTGAGATACTAGATATGATCAATGAGCCCAAAGAGCCCTCAGACAAGCCACTGGGAAGCTGAGAGCAATGCTTCAGTCAACAGAGGAACAAGTCAGGAGCTTGAAAAAAGCATAGCACATTCCTGAGTCAATTAGCAGCCAAGACAATTCCTAATGGAATCCACAGCTTGTCTATGCGCTGGACCATTGGTTGTTGTCAACTCAACCATCTTGAACGCCAAGGAACCAGAAAAACATGTATTCTATCTGGTTACTGATGAGCTGAATTTTGAAGCCATGAATATGTGGTTTCCGTTGAACCCCCAGGAGAAGTAACCATCCATGTGGAAAACGTTGATGAATTTAAGTGGCTTAATTCATCCTACTGCCCAGTTGTGAGGCAGCTTGAGTCTGCTGCTGTGAAAGTATTATATTTCAATCAGAGGTATCCCAGTACTCTATCATCAGGCTCCTCTAATCTAAGGTACAGGAATCCCAAGTATCTCTCAATGCTTAACCATCTGAGGTTTTATCTCCCTGAGGTTTATCCCAAGTCAGATAAGATACTGTTTCTTGATGATGATATTGTTGTATAGAAAGACTTGACTGCATCGTGGTCAGTGAATCTCCATGGGAAGATGAATGGTGCAGCACAGTGTGGCTAAGAATGCTGATGAAGGTATGCGAACAATGCAAAGTAAAGATCAGGGTCAGCTTAGTGCTTTAGCAAACACCTCTCGTAAGATCGTGAATATCTCTGTGAGTGTGAATACATGGAAACCAGCTCATTATCAGAGACTAAGGGAGGTTGAGGAAGAGGATGGTCAGAAACCTGTGCGGGGAAATGAAACAGGCACTGGCAAATCTGGTGTGCAGTTAATGATGGCAAATGGAAACCTTGTCTCGGTTGGCAATGGAAATGCAAAACCTGCTGTAGATACTCAAAGAGAGTCTCAGAAGATGTAGCTATCTGCTCCTGGTTCATATCCTACTGGTCGTCCTTTAGAGGGTGCTGATTCTCGGACCATCTTTGTTAACAATGTTCATTTTACTGCAACCAAGGTTAGTCTTTCTCGGCATTTTAATGAGTTTGGGGAAGTGGTAAAAGTGATTATAGTAACTGATGCTGCTACAAGGCAACCAAAGGGGTCTGACTATGTAGAGTTCATGCGAAAAGAGGCTGCAAGACATGCTCTTTCTCTTGATGGCACCTCCTTTATGTCACGTATTCTCAAGGTTGTGAAGAGAAACTCTACTCGTCAAGAAGCTGCTCCATGTAATATTCTGGGATTTCTTCTTATCTGatcttgaaaatgatttctcaAATCTCATTTTGTAAAAATCTTTCTCAAATTctgatttttcaaataattccaattttcccctctttcatccttagaatttttaggatcacccaagaatcccatttttatataaaagttttgcCGCCATTTTTCTTCATGGCAAGCAACTTTCACATTTTCTCTATCCTTAAAaggttttgaaataagcaaggatttaattttgtaattccaattaatggaatttacgaaattgattcatgcaaaaataaatcgggttatggtgggggcccaacatcaaataaacttcctttaaaataaaaagggatTTGAATGAAATGTCATGCATGCTATTGGTGGTTCTTCATCTTGTTTAGTGATATGAGTGACATATTTTTGTATTCATCACTATGCACTAActctctctcttgatagcgcatggtggcttgTTGTCCAGGTACGCACCCACTCTCACTCTGGTCATTATCTATGCATGtcttgattctcatatgtgcatgattagctccgggtattcattgattttctcattgattgccatgtcagcttcattttattagtagagacccggcttagggacttagaggggtgctacggtctttaccgtaccttcccgataagtaacctgacccccgaacccaaaccggtttttcatagaccgccttttccaaaacaaggagtcacacttagggtttttctttcttattttgtttaccctttaaaaataaaacaaaaataagtggtgactccaagtcaattttttaatgaataaaaatcatttcttttaaatgaaaatcaagcTCGCCGTTCAAGTGGGAAACGCATCGAgcaatcgaaatgcggggtccacaaaatggcgactccactggggatgacagaggatcaaacttgaacttaagatgaagcaaacatgGCATTTGATGAGTCGATCAGCGAGTACCtgtctcttgattgcacattgggAGTTTTTGATGTATGCTTGGATATTGTGTTGTGACATTGATATGATTGATCATCTTGATTTGGGGCTTCGGATGTTGCTTTTTTTGTACTTCATTGCTATATTAGTTTGGTACATTGACATGTCGATTATCATAGGTTGCTCACCTTGTTTTGATTGGTATAGCGATTTTGTTTCTTCCTGATTATTCTgctcacttcacatgcatagaCTCACTATTGTACATCGTTTGACTTGCTGTGTTGTTTTCTCTGACTTGCATATTATCTTGATCgtcttttgagcatgatgttcatATCGCTATTCATCCTGATAGTTGTAGCTTTTTGTgtggacatgagtgatatatcctgtactctgcttgactgtatgatgcatgactgccctccttctgtatgattgcatgttgcctgtctatgtgggtctcacttctatccccctacctccaactctcttggtgtcggtcattcctttcatctcggttctcactattgcaagtgtgagaccttctgtgtgcttgctctTTGACCGAGCTGGAGATTAGGAATAGGGtcagcgacgggctatatcgatgcacgggagcattctacaggagagcgacactttgatgtcaattggagtccgatcattgaagacctgtatagccctaagctaggtttcatggatatttgtgcgaccagtgtgtttctTTTCTCGTTTTAGCTTTTTAGGGTTattggatgcacccacaccattcactgtgcactctagttggcatttgagcgttgagagtttgagaggttttaCCATAGGAacccccctgggatgtcgaggtagtgcatgtgtggaggtgatgaccaccttgcatggaagcaccccgtctcttcggaggcgtgtagagggttgcataccgccggagggtatgatcgcttctactagggatcttttaaagtccacccatatccgtttagagccaccttcacctcataggttgagccgtagatcctttgATTAGGACTCcttccctacacgtgggtgcatctgagggctttccGTGCCTCTATAGCCGTAGTTTTGGATCCGATTTTCCCTCtgtttagtctccagttgagagtgcactGAGATCAGGACGAGTTTGAGTACAGTTGGACCGCTCATCTTCACTTGGATGCTTTGCTTGTTCCTGTTCAgattatcttttcttctatacATTCCCCGAGCCATATCCTTATTCCGTTCTTCATGCTTTCCAGGATTGGACCTTTGTTCCTCGTCTTGATATACCTTTGTGGATCAGAGCAAAGGAGGAGTACTTTCAGGATCAGGATTTTTACTCTCAGTCTAGGTATAGTTTCGTGGATCAAAGTAGAGGGCAGATTAGTTCGGGTTTCAGATACACCGGATATGGATCAGCAGGTTGTCACAGTCGATTAGTTCACAGccgccatggcttctatccaagAGGCTTTGGCTAGCCTCAGGCAGGAGATCGGTGGTCAACAAGGTAGACCACCAGCAGTTCAGGATGAGACGCCGTGTGACTCACatccacctccaccaccccTACCCGTTCCTTCAGTGCATCAGGCATCACCATATGTATTACACGGGCATTCTGAGATCACTCCACCCGTAGTCGCCTAGGTCGTTGTCGCTGATGACACACATACGCACATGGACCGCATCGAGCAGCGCGTGAGGCAGCTGAGAGTGTCTGATGGAGCTGCTGTTTGGGATGATTTGGAAGGTATGCCGGTAGCCAGCTTGTCagctaagttcaggatgccagatATTGAGATGTACACTGGTATCGGTTGTCCACGCATCCATCTCCGACTATATAGCATCGTGATGAGGGCTTATGGACTGGACGAGCCTCAAATGATCACTCTTTTCCTCCTACCTCTGAGTGGGGCGGATCAGTGTTGGTTTGCGTCTCTGGAGTCCTCGAGACGTCGTACATGGGAtgacttggcccaggagttcctacgacagttttcgTTTAACACTGTTGTAGACGTATCGAGGAGAGAGCTCGAGGCTCTGAGGTAGAGGACAGAGGAGTCcgtttcttttttcatttcccGCTGGTGCGGGAAGATAGCTGAGATAGTGgatagaccatcagagagagaccagattcagatggttttgaggagcctaCAGCCGAGGATCGCCAGACATGTGGTCGGGGTCCCGTTCGCAGATTTTGGGTCATTGGTTATGGCTTTATACGATGTCGAGGACAACATCTCAAGAGAATTATGgacagattcttcccctagtgatattaaggggaagaagcccttTGTAGGACCGAGGTCAGCAGATGTGAGCGCCATCGTTTCTTCCAATCAGAGGCCTCTCAGACACCATTAGCCGATCCCACAGTTTTCCGAGCCTCATTCTTCCTATGCACCTCATCAGTACAGGCCACAGGCACCTCATCCAGCTTATGATTAGACATACATGCCACAAACATTGGTTTTACCTTCTTATGCCACTCAGGGCATTGAGAGACCCGCAGTCTCCTACACAGCCACAGGGCAGCCATGCTACACTGCTCAGCTCACCGCGAGACCTACGGCACCTTATCCCCGACCTAGGGCTCAATAGACTTCTGCTCCGTTTGCTTTGAGGACGCAGAGGCAATTCTCATAGATAGGCATGTCGTTGAGCCAGGATCTTCGGAAGCTTACAGAGGCTGGTTTATTGACTGCTCTCACCCCTCGGCCACTACCTCAGCCTATTCCAgctcagttcaggatggatttGCATTGTGCTTATCATCAGGGGCTTGGACATGAGACCGATCGATGCACCGCTCTGAGGCACGCTATTCAGGATCAGATATGccagggtttggtacacttggATCAGCCAAGTGTGACCACAAACCCGTTGCCGACCCacaccacacatgcagttcctccacCAGCCGGTGGTATTCATTTGTTGGACTTTGATGAGACCGACGATCATGTTtatatgttgagttgggatgattcAGACCCAAAGCCTATCATGCCAACTAAGATTTACGAGACGAGTGGGGTGACTCTAGAGCCGCAGATGCCCGCTCCATTCCGATTAGTTCCTGAGGCAGCATCTGTACAGGCGGCCACTTCCAAGCCTCTGACATTCATACGCTATAGCGTTCAGATGCCGTACATTCTGATCCTGGATGTTGAGGAGGTTCGGGCTCCACATGTTGATATTTCTCAGACTCCGGACATCCAGTATGTCCTCCGAGGGGGTAGAGTGATGCGACAGCCACCTCCCGCAGCAGTTAGGCCAGTTGAGGGTACATCTGCTTCCGAGGAGGTCAGAGTAGAGGATGATGAGATCTTGAGGCAGctacagagcactcaggctcgtatcTCCATCTGGAGTTTGTTGGCATCTTCGAGTACTCACCGAGATGCATTGATTCGAGCCCTGAGCCAGATCAGAGTTGAGACCACCACCACTCCTGAGGGTTTGATTCACATGATGACGGCTGGCCGAGCCACATGTATCGTATTCTCGGACGACAATTTGCCACCGGAGGGCTCGGACCACACTCGACCACTCTACATATCTGTTGGCTGTTCAGGCCGCCGAGTTCCATCTATCCTTCTGGACAATAGCTCGAccctgaacgtatgtcctctTGCCACTACCATCGCCCTCGGATACGCTCCTTCTGATTTCGGTCCCTCCACTCAAACCGTTCGCGCATATGACAGTACTCGgagggaggtcatgggtacatTGGAGATCGAGCTGCTGATCAGTCCTGCCACTTTTGTCACAgtgtttcaggttttgaggattcctacatcctttaacctactTCTGGGCCGACCATGGATCCATAGAGTCGGggccattccttcttcccttcatcagaaggtgaagtttattcacgATGGTCAGGTCATCGTGGTGCAGTCTGTGGGAGACATGTTCATTGCTGCCGAGCCTATGCTCGAGATTAGTCACACTGATGACGATCTTTTTCTGACTGGATTCACCTTCGATGAGGTGCAGACCGTGGAGATAGAGGATTTCTGCCGGGATTTCGTAGTCATGTCCTTCGACCAACACAGCAGCACAGTGGTGCTTAATATTATGCGGAGCATGTCTTATCTTCCTGGCATGGGATTAAGGCGTCGTCAGCACGGGCCTCATGAGTTCATAGCCATCCCTGATCACGACGTACCGTTCGGACTCGGGTTCATCCCCACTGAGGTCGATTATCTCTATATGGTGCGATTGCGCAAGGAGAGGGTGAGGGCTCAACTGACTCATACTCCTTTCTATTATCCTATGCGTCCGTACACCAAGAGCCTAGCagattactttgtgagggcatcgGAGCCGCACACACCATCTGACGGGATCATCGGAGGACTTAGCACCACCCAGGAGGCCGATCTTCAGCACCTCGTCCAACAGTTACGATTGAGAGACGGAGCCCCTGGCCCTTCGACTTTTGTGTTGATCACTTCTTCTTCTCCGGATCGCACGAGCCTCATGACGCTTTGTTTCCCTGATGAGATTGATGATCATGGGACATTTGTCAAGATCAGCGACATAGTGGACGGAGCTGGGCCACATGACGAGTATATCGATGAAATGCTCGCGATGAGCCTGAGTCCGATCGAGGAGAGAGTTCATCCTGGGCTCACTTCACCCTTCGATCTTTTTGGGGTGTCTTTCATTGAGATCGTTGAGGAGATCCAGACAGCCCCTACTCCGGAGATTACTAAGGATGCTATAGCTGTTGTTGATTTGATTGACGGCCCTGTTGGCCTTATTGAGGGAGTGTCCGACTTTGTGGActcacctctttcatttgatgttttatcgggatttgtctcccatCCTGACTATGTTTCCGacttttcatctatggatttgagcattttttagtatctgtctgtctcttgtgatattgatttatctgtaccatcttcacccacatcacagatatttgacatagatgatgagattgcacagcatGATTCAGATGATGATTCATCTCCTGATTCCGATTCAGACCTCATCGATCAAAGAGTTTCACCTGTTGTAGGAGACATAGAGATCGTTGACTTTGGCACGGCATatcagcctagggagttgaggatcggatCGAATTTGTCTATAGGTGAGAGAGATAGCCTCATCCAGCTGCTCAGATCCTACttggacgttttcgcatggtcctatgaggacatgcccggccttgatccatctatcgtccagcatcgtttgccacttctacctcatgccagaccggttaagcagaagttgagacgattgcaccctcgttggagcttgcaggtgaaagaggagatccaaaagcagctcagtgtaggattcttatcagtggtcgagtacctggagtggctggccaatgtcgtccctgttcccaaaaaggactgcaaagtgagagtctgtgttgatttccgagatctcaacaaggccaatCTTAAGGATGATTTTTCTCTCCCATacatcgacatgctagttgacagtacAGCAGGTCactcgatgttgtcctttatggacggatttttcgggtacagtcagatcttgatggctccaaaggacatggagaagacgtccttcattaccgagtaGGGTACTTATTGttatagagtcatgccattcggattgaagaacgcaAGAACCACATATCAGAGAGCAGCGCCacactcttccatgacatgatgcatcaggatgtcgaggtttatgtagacgacatgatagtgaaatcccgaggtagaTCGGATCACCTAGTAGCTCtggagaggttctttgagaggatccgacAGTTTAGATtgagattgaatcccaagaaaTGCACTTTCGGAGTGAATTCTGGGAAACTCTTAGGGTATATGGTCAGTgagagaggcatagaggtagatccggaTAAGATCAgagccatccttgacatgcctgcactGAGGACAGAGGCTTCCTgggcagacttcagtacatcagcagattcattgccagattgacagacatttgtgagcccattttccgactcttgaggaagagtcaacctactgtttgggattATCAATGTTAGCGtgcatttgagaggatcagagagtactt
This region of Vitis vinifera cultivar Pinot Noir 40024 chromosome 5, ASM3070453v1 genomic DNA includes:
- the LOC100855002 gene encoding uncharacterized protein LOC100855002, with the translated sequence MSLSQDLRKLTEAGLLTALTPRPLPQPIPAQFRMDLHCAYHQGLGHETDRCTALRHAIQDQICQGLVHLDQPSVTTNPLPTHTTHAVPPPAGGIHLLDFDETDDHVYMLSWDDSDPKPIMPTKIYETSGVTLEPQMPAPFRLVPEAASVQAATSKPLTFIRYSVQMPYILILDVEEVRAPHVDISQTPDIQYVLRGGRVMRQPPPAAVRPVEGTSASEEVRVEDDEILRQLQSTQARISIWSLLASSSTHRDALIRALSQIRVETTTTPEGLIHMMTAGRATCIVFSDDNLPPEGSDHTRPLYISVGCSGRRVPSILLDNSSTLNVCPLATTIALGYAPSDFGPSTQTVRAYDSTRREVMGTLEIELLISPATFVTVFQVLRIPTSFNLLLGRPWIHRVGAIPSSLHQKVKFIHDGQVIVVQSVGDMFIAAEPMLEISHTDDDLFLTGFTFDEVQTVEIEDFCRDFVVMSFDQHSSTVVLNIMRSMSYLPGMGLRRRQHGPHEFIAIPDHDVPFGLGFIPTEVDYLYMVRLRKERVRAQLTHTPFYYPMRPYTKSLADYFVRASEPHTPSDGIIGGLSTTQEADLQHLVQQLRLRDGAPGPSTFVLITSSSPDRTSLMTLCFPDEIDDHGTFVKISDIVDGAGPHDEYIDEMLAMSLSPIEERVHPGLTSPFDLFGVSFIEIVEEIQTAPTPEITKDAIAVVDLIDGPVGLIEGVSDFVDSPLSFDVLSGFVSHPDYVSDFSSMDLSIF